The Merismopedia glauca CCAP 1448/3 sequence TTTGGCTAGATTTACCAAGTTTGCTTCAAGCTACAGCCTTAATGTTTGTCGCCTACACTGGCTACGGTAGAATTGCCACTTTGGGGGAAGAAGTCAAGGAACCGAGGAAAACTATTCCCCAAGCGATGATAATCGCGATGCTGCTGACGATGGGATTATATATGGGAGTAGCGATCGCAGCTATTGGTGCTGTAGGTGCAGTCAAATTGGCTCAAGGGGTAGGAACTGGTGCTGCACCTTTAGAGGTAGTCGCCAGAAGTTTTGGCATACCTGGAAGTAGCCAAATCGTTGCTCTAGGAGCTATGTTGGCAATGATCGGGGTAGTATTAAATCTAATTTTGGGATTGTCTCGTGTTGTTTTAGCTATGGCAAGACGGGGAGATTTACCCAGGTTATTTGCCAAATTGAACCCCCAGGGGACAAATCCTACGGCGGCGGTGCTATTAGTAGGAGGGGCGATCGCTTCTCTAGTTCTAATTGGTAACGTTAAAACTACTTGGTCTTTTAGCGCCTTTAGTGTCCTAATTTACTACGGCATCACTAACTTAGCGGCTTTGCAACTACCAACTTCAGACAGGTTGTATCCCAAATGGTTGGCTATTTTAGGATTATTAGCTTGTTTTTTTCTGGCTTTTTGGGTGGAACAGCAGATTTGGCTGACAGGAGTTGCTTTAATCTTAGCTGGGTTGATTTGGCATTCTTATCGCCGTTTTCCAAGTAGATAGCAGTTTCCGAGGTGTACCTTAAGGGCATCAAATCTGATAACTTGACCGAAGAAACGCAAAAAAGTGACGATTTATTTTACGATAAAGAAATCATAGCTTGAGCTATTTGCTGAGAAATAAACGGTAAAATCTGCTTTTGTTGTGGTGACGATTGCCCTTCTGTAAACACTACTAATAAATAGGGTAATAAATTGGGAATTTCGATGTAAGCAGCATCGTGACGCATCTGACTAGTCCAACCAGCTTTAGACCATATTTGGGCATTAGCTGCCAAACCTTCGCCTAAAAAGCCAGATATTTGCTGTTCTTCTGTCTGAGTATCTTTGACAGAACGCTTAAGCAAATTCATCATAGAGAGCGATCGCTGGCTGCTCACCGCAATCCCGCCGACAATAGCGTGCAATAATCTAGCTGTGGCATTAGTCGAGAGCATATTCCGATTTTCCCGCAACTTGCCCACAAACTCCATTTCTCTGCCATAGGGACCATCGCCCCAAGTCTTCTGATTCACGTTAATATTAGCCATTTCTGACCAACCCAAGGATTGATAATAGCGATTAATCAGATTCCGCAAGTATTGCCAAGTTTCAAAAGGTCCTGAAGGCAATTCAGGACCGCTAGTAGTACCTGTCAGTACGTCTACCACTAAACTAGTCGCATCGTTACTCGAATTGACAATCATATCCCGCATCGCCCGTTCTAACTCAGCAGAAGTCGCCGCCATTCCTTTATCTAACCATTCATGAGCCGCGACTAAATAGAACAGTTTGACGATGCTAGCTGGATAAATTCGCTCTACACCTCGGTAATCGAACCCTCTGACGCTGTAGCGCCAAAACTCTCCCGCCGTAATCGCCCCACCCGTATTAACTGGAATTGGCGGATCGTAAACTACCCAAGTCATAGCCATGCGATCGCGGGCTAGGTTAGGGAATTTCTCCCAAGTAGTCTCTAAAATCTCATTACCTAGCTGTTCGAGGGTGGTATCAGAGCGAAAAAAGTTCATAAAATTGGAATTCTGGTAAATAATCTCGAAGTATGGGGAATTTCCCGCTCATCTAGGAACGCGCGATCGCCAATCTTTGTCAATCCTAAATTGACAAATTCTTCTAATTCTTCCGATGATAATCCCCAAGGAGGACCTTCAGGAAGTGAATCAGAGGGGCGCGTGCGAGTAATTACTAATAGTTTGCCACCAAGTTTTACTAAACTAGTAACTACGGAAATAGCCAGCGATCGCACCTCAATTCCCTCAGCATTTCGGACATGAATAGGTAATGCTTGAATGTTGCGGCACTCATATACTAGATCGAAAGCAGATAACCAATTTTCTGGTAACTCAAATAAATCTGCTACTTGGTAATTAACTTGAGAATTAGGAAATCTTTCCAGGCACCAAGCGATCGCTGTCGGTGAAACATCAAAAGCGGTTACATTATATCCAAAAGCTTGCAAAGCCTCAGCATCATCACCCAAACCACAACCGATAACTAGAGCAGATTTTTCCCCTTGAACAACAGATTGATTCCCTAACCAAATAGATAACTCTGGATGCGGTTTTAACTTCGCCCAAGGAACTTTATTAGGATCTTTTGCTGCTTGTTGGTAAAGAGTTTCAAACCAACTATAAGGCTGAGATTTATCGATTGATTCTGTAGCTAATTCTTTGACTTTATCTCTCAGATTTTGGATTTCTGATTCATTCATCTAGCAATTCCAAATTTATATTAAACTTATACCATTTTCATTTTGTTGGGCTACATAATTGGTGTGTAGAGCGATCGCCACGATTCTGTGTCAGCTAGTTCCACTTAGATCGATTCTAGTCAGATCGCCCATCAACACCAGTCCAGATCGACTTAATCCTTTTAGATAGCTTCAACTAATCCTAATTTCTGCATGGGTTCCCAACTTAGAATATCACCCAATAAAGCCTGATAACCTCTACTATTGGGATGTAACCCGTCTTGACTTAGATGCTGACGACACCAGTTAGTGCCTCTTTTGCACCATAGATCGAAAATATCGAGATACGGAATATTCCGAGTTTGACAAGCTTGCTTAATTACCTGTTTATATTGGTATTGGTCAGAATTACTGAAATATAGACTATTGCTAAACGGCATTTTCTCTTCATCTACAGGAACCATCCCCACAAATAAAACCCGATCCTGTAGTGGTTGGTTGGGAATAAGTCGTAAACTGTTATCTAACAAATGCGCTACTTCTGTCTCAAAATCTGCTAACGGGGTAAAATTTCGCCCGTTGGAGTGTCCCAGGCGCGCTGTATCG is a genomic window containing:
- a CDS encoding APC family permease; the protein is MVNQTSSPQLQRQIGVKGAVLMGLGSIVGTGVFVSIGIAAGIAGSGVILAVAIAALIATANGLNSAQLASSHPVSGGTYEYGYKYLNPWLGFTAGWMFLVAKTASAATAALGFAGYLTNALGVDPRWKVAIALLAVITLICIVWGGIQKSNLVNIAIVSLALFSLIFFILAALPKIAAQGVQNFSPFWLDLPSLLQATALMFVAYTGYGRIATLGEEVKEPRKTIPQAMIIAMLLTMGLYMGVAIAAIGAVGAVKLAQGVGTGAAPLEVVARSFGIPGSSQIVALGAMLAMIGVVLNLILGLSRVVLAMARRGDLPRLFAKLNPQGTNPTAAVLLVGGAIASLVLIGNVKTTWSFSAFSVLIYYGITNLAALQLPTSDRLYPKWLAILGLLACFFLAFWVEQQIWLTGVALILAGLIWHSYRRFPSR
- a CDS encoding serine hydrolase; translation: MNFFRSDTTLEQLGNEILETTWEKFPNLARDRMAMTWVVYDPPIPVNTGGAITAGEFWRYSVRGFDYRGVERIYPASIVKLFYLVAAHEWLDKGMAATSAELERAMRDMIVNSSNDATSLVVDVLTGTTSGPELPSGPFETWQYLRNLINRYYQSLGWSEMANINVNQKTWGDGPYGREMEFVGKLRENRNMLSTNATARLLHAIVGGIAVSSQRSLSMMNLLKRSVKDTQTEEQQISGFLGEGLAANAQIWSKAGWTSQMRHDAAYIEIPNLLPYLLVVFTEGQSSPQQKQILPFISQQIAQAMISLS
- a CDS encoding class I SAM-dependent methyltransferase, whose product is MNESEIQNLRDKVKELATESIDKSQPYSWFETLYQQAAKDPNKVPWAKLKPHPELSIWLGNQSVVQGEKSALVIGCGLGDDAEALQAFGYNVTAFDVSPTAIAWCLERFPNSQVNYQVADLFELPENWLSAFDLVYECRNIQALPIHVRNAEGIEVRSLAISVVTSLVKLGGKLLVITRTRPSDSLPEGPPWGLSSEELEEFVNLGLTKIGDRAFLDEREIPHTSRLFTRIPIL
- a CDS encoding GDSL-type esterase/lipase family protein; its protein translation is MQTFAIPTFDTIISHPHPLKILAIGDSIIYGYGDSEGGGWVDRLKRQWMLADNSGHVIYNLGVRGNGVKQVSDRLESEFRQRGELRNRFPDALIISVGVNDTARLGHSNGRNFTPLADFETEVAHLLDNSLRLIPNQPLQDRVLFVGMVPVDEEKMPFSNSLYFSNSDQYQYKQVIKQACQTRNIPYLDIFDLWCKRGTNWCRQHLSQDGLHPNSRGYQALLGDILSWEPMQKLGLVEAI